The genomic window CCGATGCCGCCAGCAGCCGGGCTCCTTCTTCGCGATTAGCCGGTCCGCCGCGCCCGGCGATTTTCATCATGGCGAGCGCGAACATCGCCTCCCGATCACCGCGATCCGCCGCCTGCTTGTACCATTCTGCCGCCTTGGCATCGTCGCGCTTGATTCCGAGTGCGTTGGAATAAAGTTCGCCCAACAGGGTCATCGATTTGGGATCGCTCGTCTCCTGCACACGCTTCATCGCGTAATTAAACGATGTGCGGTAGAGGCCCTGCTGATATGCGCCATAAGCGAGATCGACATTTGGATTATCGGGCACGGGCGCTGGAGCTGCGGCCCTGGACGGCGCGTCCTTCTTTTGCGCCGGAGCTGGTGACGGCTTTGGCGCAGGCCCTTCTACCTTCGGGGTGGCGGGGGCTGCCTTGGGTGCAGGAGCTTTTGCTTTGGGGGCGGGAGCCTTCGCTTTGGGTGCGCTTTTGGGCTGCGCCGCCTTAGGCGGCGGCTGCTGGACGCCCGGCGGCGTCAATGAAATCTGTGCCGACGCGCCCGTCGCAAGTGCAACGGCGGCAATGCTCGATGCAAGGCATCTTGCAAAAACCTTCGCATGAGAAGGCGTCGACATTCGGTCTATTCCTCTTCGACCGCGGTGTGTCCGAACGCCCTGTCGAAACTTTCCGCGACGATATTGCCGGCCTCGACAAGCGCCGCTCGCGGGCCACGCTCATCGTGCCAGATGAAATCGCCGAGCAGGATGAAATCGGCTCCGGCCGATGCGAACAGGCCGGCTTCCTCTTTGGTCGCGGCAAAGCCCACACAGGGCGGTTCGAACACTTCCGCCCACCATTGCAGGCGGTCGAAGACCGCATCGGCTGAGGGACGTTCGCCGTTCGCGTCGGGCTCGCCAAACAACACGTAGTCGGCCCCGGCTTCGCCGGCGACCATGGCATCGTGGCGGGTGATCAGCCCGCCGACACCGACGATGCGGTCGGGTTTCAGCGTCGGCATCGCCTCCTGCATCGCGTCGAGTCCGGTCAGATTGGCGCCGTCGGCTCCCGCACGCGCCACCAGCGTGTGGTGTCCGTCGAGGAGCAACGCGACACCGGTCTTTTGGACTGTCGGAGCCAGTGCCTTGGTGCGCTGAATCAAGCTGCGCTCATCGGCGGGCGTCAGCCGGAGCAGCACCGCAGCAACATCTGCCGCAGTCAGCAGGTCGGGCAGGCTTGCCAGTAGCTGTGCAGGATCGGTAACCGGCGGCGTCGCAAGGTAGAGCCTTGGCGCGGGTCGAGGCGGAACGGGTTTGGCGGCCATGATGTCGGTGTGATGCCCCCGGACTGCGGCCAAAAAAGGGGCGGGATTTACCCCGCCCGCTGAGAAAATGGTTAGGCGATTTTCGGGTCGAGTTCGCCCGAG from Nitrobacteraceae bacterium AZCC 1564 includes these protein-coding regions:
- a CDS encoding TPR repeat protein (product_source=COG0790; cath_funfam=1.25.40.10; cleavage_site_network=SignalP-noTM; cog=COG0790; ko=KO:K07126; pfam=PF08238; smart=SM00671; superfamily=81901), with product MSTPSHAKVFARCLASSIAAVALATGASAQISLTPPGVQQPPPKAAQPKSAPKAKAPAPKAKAPAPKAAPATPKVEGPAPKPSPAPAQKKDAPSRAAAPAPVPDNPNVDLAYGAYQQGLYRTSFNYAMKRVQETSDPKSMTLLGELYSNALGIKRDDAKAAEWYKQAADRGDREAMFALAMMKIAGRGGPANREEGARLLAASAKLGKAAAAYNLGLLYLEGQTFPQDLKRAAELFRQAADAGNPEAQYALATFYKEGRGVEKNLTEAARLLRAAAMVDNIDAEVEYAIALFNGTGTPKDIPTSVALLNRAARQNSPIAQNRLARILVDGIGVPMDKVNGFRWHLVAKTAGNGDPDLDAQFAQQPPEIQKKAEDAAKKWFGTK
- a CDS encoding thiamine-phosphate pyrophosphorylase (product_source=KO:K00788; cath_funfam=3.20.20.70; cog=COG0352; ko=KO:K00788; pfam=PF02581; superfamily=51391), encoding MAAKPVPPRPAPRLYLATPPVTDPAQLLASLPDLLTAADVAAVLLRLTPADERSLIQRTKALAPTVQKTGVALLLDGHHTLVARAGADGANLTGLDAMQEAMPTLKPDRIVGVGGLITRHDAMVAGEAGADYVLFGEPDANGERPSADAVFDRLQWWAEVFEPPCVGFAATKEEAGLFASAGADFILLGDFIWHDERGPRAALVEAGNIVAESFDRAFGHTAVEEE